One Argonema galeatum A003/A1 DNA segment encodes these proteins:
- a CDS encoding zinc-dependent metalloprotease: MKRFTRLPFYLIFLQGILFPSICQGTGLESLQRRPPLSLHPQQLGNPSGKAATLDIPHPSSQLVAQLEEDAEQPELKSFNEIIKDTQKSAGLFTLYRQKETGKIYLEIKPEQLNKNYFATITMESGIGENGIYNATSLKDFIFYFRRVNNNLLFTVRNVRFRTRPGDPQQNAVRRAFSDSVLVSVPIRSIHPQSQTILIDLGDLLLRDLPDLSSMLAASLKAQYSVDPAKSYFGNAKVFPLNMEIESVYGFSLMNENRNYTSLPTLPDRRALTIRTHYSFSELPENNGYNPRLADDRVGYFPTVFQDFSNLNSNSRFVRYINRWHLEKQDPNAALSLPKKPIVFWIENTVPLEYRDAIKEGVLMWNKAFEKAGFKNAIEVKQMPDNATWDPADVRYNTIRWFVSTDKAFAEGPSRVNPLTGEILDADIRIDANMIQLVRQNEEIFLLRNSANTAYQDNLCGLFPARKAKIDRHSMPVSHRSLLASLAKNSDICYSRAMANQFSLGAMSLSLLQNQKPNSNEMIKYLDQYVRSLVAHEVGHTLGLTHNFRGSIFLKPEELNNTDITRTRGMVSSVMDYAPVNLAPAGTKQGDYFTSMVGPYDEWAIEYGYKPNSAGVAPTMANNQAEKQFLQQIAEKQVNSPELSYAPDEDSADLDPTANEEDLSSDPLLYSQWQLDNSRIMWENLNKSYSVNSNNLGNLTIMFDRVFFYYLRNLHIISKYVGGQSFYRDRVSSANGKLPLEVVSVGQQRSALTMLQKYLFAPDAFNFPPDLLNKLVSPSPNEWDDDESVLLKERLDYPTHDHILLSQSSILADLLSAERLTRLRDIELKTPPGQALTMPELFNSLQDGIWTEVLQKENKSLKISSLRRALQRQYLEILIDMVLRNDDVPSDARSLAWEKLRQLREKLNSTLRNSGRNLDDYTKAHLEETRERITKVLDAQLLSKSNRKR, from the coding sequence ATGAAGCGATTCACAAGGCTGCCTTTCTATCTGATTTTCTTACAGGGGATATTGTTCCCATCCATCTGTCAGGGAACGGGACTGGAATCTCTACAGAGGAGACCACCTTTGTCCTTGCACCCGCAACAGTTAGGAAATCCATCAGGTAAAGCAGCAACTTTAGATATTCCGCATCCCTCAAGTCAGTTAGTTGCCCAGCTAGAGGAAGACGCCGAACAACCAGAACTAAAATCATTTAATGAAATAATCAAAGATACGCAAAAATCAGCAGGGCTATTCACGCTTTACCGTCAGAAAGAAACTGGCAAAATCTATCTGGAAATTAAGCCAGAACAACTGAATAAAAATTACTTTGCCACAATCACAATGGAATCTGGTATTGGTGAAAATGGCATTTACAATGCTACCTCTCTAAAGGATTTTATTTTCTATTTTCGGCGAGTTAATAACAATTTACTGTTCACCGTTCGCAATGTTCGCTTTCGCACTCGTCCCGGAGATCCGCAACAAAATGCGGTTCGTCGGGCATTTTCTGATTCTGTTTTAGTTTCCGTTCCCATTAGAAGTATTCATCCTCAAAGTCAAACAATTTTAATCGATTTGGGTGATTTACTATTGCGGGATTTGCCAGATCTAAGCTCAATGTTAGCAGCATCTTTAAAGGCTCAATATTCAGTAGATCCGGCAAAATCTTATTTTGGCAATGCCAAAGTTTTTCCTCTCAACATGGAAATTGAATCAGTATATGGATTTTCTCTCATGAATGAGAATAGGAATTATACCTCTTTACCTACTCTACCCGATCGCAGAGCCTTAACCATTCGCACTCACTATAGTTTTTCCGAATTACCGGAAAATAATGGGTATAATCCCCGTTTAGCTGACGATCGGGTTGGCTATTTTCCCACAGTTTTTCAGGATTTTTCTAACTTGAATAGTAATTCCCGGTTTGTGCGTTATATTAATCGGTGGCATTTAGAAAAACAAGACCCTAACGCCGCTTTATCTCTGCCTAAAAAACCGATTGTTTTCTGGATCGAAAATACGGTGCCCTTAGAATATCGAGATGCGATTAAAGAAGGGGTGCTAATGTGGAATAAAGCTTTTGAAAAAGCGGGATTTAAAAATGCAATCGAAGTGAAGCAAATGCCCGATAATGCTACTTGGGACCCGGCAGATGTGCGCTACAATACGATCCGTTGGTTTGTTTCTACGGATAAAGCATTTGCAGAGGGGCCATCACGGGTAAATCCACTGACGGGAGAAATTTTAGATGCTGATATTCGTATAGATGCCAACATGATCCAATTAGTCAGGCAAAACGAGGAGATTTTCTTATTACGTAACTCAGCAAATACTGCCTACCAAGACAATTTATGTGGCTTATTTCCCGCACGAAAAGCAAAAATTGATAGGCATTCAATGCCGGTTTCCCATCGCTCTTTGTTAGCAAGTTTAGCAAAGAATAGCGATATTTGTTATAGCAGGGCAATGGCTAATCAATTCTCTCTTGGTGCGATGTCATTATCGTTGTTGCAGAATCAGAAACCTAACAGTAATGAGATGATAAAATACTTAGATCAATATGTGCGATCGCTCGTTGCCCACGAAGTAGGACATACGTTAGGATTAACACATAATTTTCGTGGTAGCATTTTCCTCAAACCAGAAGAATTAAACAATACCGACATCACCCGCACCAGAGGAATGGTCAGTTCGGTAATGGATTATGCACCAGTAAATTTAGCACCTGCTGGTACTAAACAGGGAGATTATTTTACTAGCATGGTTGGCCCTTATGATGAATGGGCAATTGAATATGGTTACAAACCGAATAGTGCGGGAGTTGCGCCTACAATGGCAAACAACCAAGCTGAAAAGCAATTTTTGCAACAAATTGCCGAAAAACAAGTTAATAGTCCAGAGTTATCTTATGCGCCAGATGAGGATAGTGCCGATCTCGATCCGACTGCTAATGAAGAAGATCTAAGTAGCGACCCTTTGCTTTACTCCCAATGGCAGTTAGATAATTCGCGTATAATGTGGGAAAACCTGAATAAGAGTTATTCAGTTAACAGTAATAATTTGGGTAATTTGACAATAATGTTCGATCGGGTTTTCTTCTACTATTTGCGAAATTTGCATATTATAAGTAAGTATGTTGGTGGGCAATCTTTTTATCGCGATCGCGTCAGTAGTGCAAATGGAAAACTACCACTGGAAGTAGTATCGGTGGGGCAGCAGCGATCAGCTTTGACAATGCTGCAAAAGTATTTGTTTGCGCCAGATGCTTTTAATTTCCCACCTGACTTATTGAATAAATTAGTATCTCCATCACCAAACGAATGGGATGATGATGAGTCGGTATTGTTAAAGGAACGTCTTGATTATCCAACTCACGATCATATTTTGTTATCACAAAGTTCTATTTTGGCAGATTTACTGTCTGCGGAACGTTTGACAAGATTGCGGGATATTGAATTGAAGACGCCGCCGGGACAAGCGCTGACTATGCCGGAATTGTTTAATAGTTTGCAGGATGGGATTTGGACGGAGGTGTTGCAAAAGGAGAATAAATCACTGAAAATATCGAGTTTACGTCGCGCTTTGCAGCGACAATATTTGGAAATATTAATAGATATGGTATTGCGGAATGATGATGTACCGTCAGATGCGCGATCGCTTGCTTGGGAAAAACTTCGCCAACTGCGCGAGAAACTTAACAGCACTTTGAGAAATTCGGGTAGGAATTTGGATGATTATACTAAGGCGCACTTGGAGGAAACGCGGGAGAGGATTACTAAGGTTTTGGATGCACAGTTGCTATCAAAGTCAAATCGCAAGAGGTAA
- a CDS encoding carbon-nitrogen hydrolase family protein encodes MKSYLAAAIQMTSVPDLQKNLLQAEELIELAKGRGAELVCLPENFSFMGEEKDKIGQAEAIALLSEKFLKTMAQRFQVTLLGGGFPVPVSTGKVYNTALLIDPSGEELARYQKVHLFDVNVPDGNTYRESSTVMAGTSIPPVAATKELGNLGLSVCYDVRFPELYRHLSQMGADVLFVPAAFTAYTGKDHWQVLIQARAIENTCYVIAPAQTGNHYAMRHTHGHAMIVDPWGVILADAGDRPGVAIAEINPDRLIQVRRQMPSLQHRVFV; translated from the coding sequence ATGAAGTCTTATCTCGCCGCCGCCATCCAAATGACCAGTGTGCCTGACTTGCAAAAAAACCTGCTTCAGGCGGAAGAACTGATAGAACTTGCCAAAGGGCGGGGGGCCGAGTTAGTGTGCTTGCCCGAAAACTTCTCTTTTATGGGGGAAGAGAAGGATAAAATTGGCCAAGCAGAAGCGATCGCTCTGTTGAGCGAAAAATTCCTCAAAACAATGGCTCAACGCTTCCAAGTCACCCTCTTGGGCGGCGGTTTCCCAGTTCCCGTTAGCACTGGTAAAGTCTACAACACTGCCTTGCTGATCGACCCCAGCGGTGAAGAACTAGCCCGCTATCAGAAAGTCCACTTATTTGACGTTAACGTACCCGACGGCAACACCTATCGAGAATCTAGCACGGTGATGGCTGGGACGAGCATTCCGCCGGTTGCTGCTACTAAAGAATTGGGTAACTTGGGACTATCGGTGTGCTATGATGTCCGGTTCCCGGAACTTTACCGCCACCTGTCCCAAATGGGAGCCGATGTATTATTTGTACCAGCCGCTTTCACCGCTTATACTGGCAAGGATCATTGGCAAGTGCTAATCCAAGCCAGAGCGATCGAAAACACCTGTTACGTCATTGCACCGGCTCAAACTGGTAACCACTATGCCATGCGTCACACGCACGGACACGCGATGATTGTTGACCCTTGGGGAGTTATTTTAGCCGATGCGGGGGACAGACCGGGAGTTGCGATCGCCGAAATTAACCCCGATCGACTCATCCAAGTCCGCCGCCAAATGCCTTCCTTGCAACATCGCGTTTTTGTTTAA